The following proteins are co-located in the Abditibacteriaceae bacterium genome:
- a CDS encoding LmeA family phospholipid-binding protein produces the protein MNPLIAVFAGGLLLFNSAASPRKVEGKFEDELRKAFPTAKVDVSVKGKRGLNVVNGKFREIRISMRDFQLAPTPVALTPPAPIATQSTVEIDRTSLAPVEPVAATPPAVTPLFSVASVAKVRDRGRVANTYISLANFGYGAFQVESLDAEFRDVDYDWAELKKGRALNIEKAGAASVRLTIPASSFGEVLRSRLTTIQNVKLSLQGGRVRIEGTRPAPLVGTPIPVVFSAKPEARGREIWMNDVSLSLGGAPVPAAISRTILGDFNPVYTFDREGTWPFRLELKSADAQNERLTLAGDLNFLSKQ, from the coding sequence GTGAATCCTTTAATTGCCGTCTTTGCGGGCGGCCTGCTTTTGTTTAACAGTGCCGCTTCGCCGCGCAAAGTCGAAGGCAAGTTCGAAGACGAGTTGCGCAAAGCGTTTCCGACGGCCAAAGTCGATGTTTCCGTAAAGGGCAAACGTGGGCTGAATGTCGTCAACGGCAAGTTTCGCGAAATCCGCATTTCGATGCGCGACTTTCAACTCGCTCCGACGCCAGTTGCGCTCACGCCGCCTGCACCAATCGCAACGCAAAGTACAGTCGAAATCGACCGTACTTCTCTTGCGCCCGTCGAACCTGTCGCTGCGACACCGCCTGCTGTTACGCCGCTTTTCAGCGTGGCTTCTGTCGCTAAAGTGCGTGATCGGGGCCGCGTCGCAAACACGTATATTTCGCTGGCGAACTTTGGCTATGGCGCGTTTCAAGTCGAATCGCTCGACGCCGAATTCCGCGATGTCGATTACGATTGGGCCGAACTCAAGAAAGGCCGCGCGCTTAACATTGAAAAGGCCGGAGCCGCCAGCGTGCGTCTCACAATTCCGGCTTCGAGCTTCGGCGAAGTCTTGCGCTCGCGCCTGACAACGATTCAAAACGTAAAGCTTTCGCTGCAAGGTGGCCGCGTTCGCATCGAAGGCACGCGCCCCGCGCCCCTTGTCGGCACGCCGATTCCGGTCGTGTTTTCGGCGAAACCCGAAGCGCGCGGACGCGAAATCTGGATGAACGACGTTTCCCTTTCGCTCGGTGGCGCGCCGGTTCCGGCGGCGATTTCACGCACGATTCTGGGCGACTTCAATCCGGTTTACACCTTCGATCGCGAAGGCACCTGGCCGTTCCGCCTTGAATTAAAA